In Thermodesulfobacteriota bacterium, a genomic segment contains:
- a CDS encoding ATP-binding protein, with protein MLLEFSVANFRSFWQTQALQMTAGPGRELRESNCFSSQVPGVPNLLRSVVLYGPNAGGKSNLIRAMDFMKQFVLGSAKEGQEGEPIPVQPFLFHPEASSRASEVQVLVIQDGVRYQYGFAATRERVTAEWLLAFPGGRPQRWLDRRYDPATGKESWHLGNKLTGPKRLWQEATRPNALFLSTAVQLNALALKPLFHWFRELAVIPHGVLVDPVFSIEQCQDEAIRQRVVAFLNAADLSIADVRLEKRPFSPEDLPADLPADLREQVRQELEGKKLVRVQLLHPVPGGHGTVSLPLGEESDGTRKLFAYAGPWLDILASGRIAFVDELDNSLHPAIVRFLLRRLHDPAAGSQGGQVIFSSHDTSILDPEVLRRDQIWFVERDAASASCLRPLSDFSPRKGEALQKGYLRGRYGGLPYLSEIPA; from the coding sequence ATGCTTCTGGAATTCAGCGTCGCCAACTTCCGTTCCTTCTGGCAGACCCAGGCCCTGCAGATGACCGCCGGCCCTGGTCGCGAGCTGCGAGAGAGCAACTGCTTTTCCTCGCAGGTGCCTGGAGTGCCGAACCTCTTGCGCTCGGTTGTCCTCTATGGTCCGAACGCCGGCGGCAAGAGCAACCTGATCCGGGCCATGGACTTCATGAAGCAGTTCGTGTTGGGCTCGGCCAAGGAGGGGCAGGAGGGGGAGCCGATCCCGGTGCAGCCGTTCCTCTTTCATCCTGAGGCGTCCAGCCGCGCCAGCGAGGTCCAGGTGCTGGTGATCCAGGATGGGGTGCGGTACCAGTATGGATTCGCGGCCACCCGGGAACGGGTGACGGCCGAATGGCTGCTGGCCTTTCCTGGGGGGCGGCCCCAGCGTTGGCTGGACCGGCGGTATGATCCGGCGACCGGGAAGGAGAGCTGGCACCTGGGCAACAAGTTGACCGGGCCCAAGCGGCTCTGGCAGGAGGCCACCCGGCCCAATGCCCTGTTCCTGTCCACCGCGGTACAGCTCAATGCCTTGGCGCTCAAGCCCCTGTTCCACTGGTTCCGGGAGCTGGCGGTCATTCCCCACGGCGTCCTCGTCGATCCGGTGTTCAGCATCGAGCAGTGCCAGGACGAGGCGATCCGGCAGCGGGTGGTGGCCTTCCTCAATGCCGCTGACCTGAGCATTGCCGACGTTCGTCTGGAGAAGCGGCCATTTTCGCCGGAGGATCTGCCCGCGGACCTGCCCGCCGACCTCCGCGAACAGGTGCGGCAGGAGCTGGAGGGCAAGAAGCTGGTGCGGGTTCAGCTTCTGCACCCGGTTCCTGGGGGCCATGGAACCGTGTCCTTGCCGTTGGGCGAGGAATCGGATGGCACGCGCAAGCTTTTTGCCTATGCCGGGCCCTGGCTCGACATCTTGGCCAGTGGCCGGATCGCCTTCGTGGACGAGCTTGATAACAGCCTGCATCCGGCCATCGTCCGGTTCCTGCTGCGGCGCCTCCATGACCCGGCTGCCGGTTCCCAGGGAGGCCAGGTGATCTTCTCTTCCCACGACACCTCGATTCTGGACCCTGAGGTGTTGCGGCGGGACCAGATCTGGTTTGTGGAGCGGGATGCCGCCTCTGCCTCCTGCCTGCGTCCACTTTCCGATTTCAGTCCCCGCAAGGGCGAGGCCCTGCAAAAAGGGTATCTGCGGGGCCGTTACGGCGGCTTGCCCTATCTCAGCGAGATTCCGGCTTGA
- a CDS encoding prevent-host-death protein: MHLVSAQEIKRRGIAAVDDLLATGDVHVIRNNRLQYVVLSEDRYQELLAAEEEACQARLRASLEDYQAGRTTRGTAEALSKALDLED; encoded by the coding sequence ATGCATCTCGTTTCGGCACAGGAAATCAAACGGCGGGGCATCGCCGCTGTGGATGATCTGCTTGCCACCGGCGATGTTCACGTTATTCGGAACAATCGACTCCAGTATGTGGTGCTCTCCGAGGACCGCTACCAGGAGCTGCTCGCCGCTGAGGAGGAGGCCTGCCAGGCCCGACTCCGTGCCTCCCTGGAGGACTACCAGGCCGGCAGGACTACCCGCGGGACGGCCGAGGCGTTGAGCAAGGCGTTGGATCTGGAAGACTGA
- a CDS encoding transglutaminase-like domain-containing protein, giving the protein MRPARRLLLGLVLLACTGCAGLYFQPATTPAAPARPDLAHWPYREYWCGLVFNGARIGFSHLAMAPAAEPGLYEIRSEMALAFRLLMLDKRITLKAQDLVRPDLSLVSFHYDFNLDGHTLIQDGLLEGDTLTVRVESGAGVEEERHPAPAALYPASGTYLYPLLHDLVPGRVYEFAAYHAEARTVATVRQEIFGWETSELFFGQACRIRTQALGQSVETWLDTQGRPQLELALGGVLIAGLEDEAVARRYLAEAALSKAEAFIDFSLIRTEPPIPQPRATTELEMLVTGLPATLTLPSDSTQTCTPEAAAVRCRLRRPAARPCRPASPDTWPEEARWALFPTNAAPNSHPAIQALAREVAGSETDPCRQIDRLLAWIASHIAREPVDVFSALDVLAGGKAECQGHALLFAALARALDIPCRVVNGITYSEDFAGFLYHTWTEVFLDSSWQPVDPTFGQPVADATHLKLLAGETIKELAPLVDVVGRIQVEVKGQEGRE; this is encoded by the coding sequence ATGCGTCCGGCTCGCCGTCTCCTCCTGGGCCTGGTCCTCCTCGCCTGCACCGGCTGCGCCGGGCTCTACTTCCAGCCTGCCACCACCCCGGCCGCCCCGGCCCGCCCGGACCTGGCCCACTGGCCCTACCGGGAATACTGGTGCGGCCTCGTCTTCAACGGCGCCAGGATCGGCTTCTCCCACCTGGCCATGGCGCCGGCGGCCGAGCCCGGCCTCTATGAGATCCGCTCGGAGATGGCTCTTGCCTTTCGCCTCCTCATGCTGGACAAGCGGATCACCCTCAAGGCGCAGGATCTGGTCCGGCCCGATCTGTCCCTGGTCTCCTTCCATTACGACTTCAACCTGGACGGTCACACCCTGATCCAGGACGGCCTTCTGGAGGGGGATACGCTCACGGTGCGGGTGGAAAGCGGCGCTGGCGTGGAGGAGGAGCGCCACCCCGCACCGGCCGCTCTCTATCCGGCCAGCGGCACCTACCTCTATCCGCTGCTCCACGACCTTGTTCCCGGCCGGGTCTACGAGTTTGCCGCCTACCACGCCGAGGCCCGGACCGTGGCAACCGTGCGGCAGGAGATCTTCGGCTGGGAGACCTCCGAGCTGTTTTTTGGCCAGGCCTGCCGGATCCGCACCCAGGCCCTGGGCCAGAGCGTCGAGACCTGGCTCGACACCCAGGGCCGGCCGCAGCTGGAGCTGGCCCTGGGCGGGGTGCTCATCGCCGGCCTGGAGGACGAAGCCGTGGCGCGCCGGTATCTGGCCGAGGCCGCCTTGTCCAAGGCCGAGGCCTTCATCGATTTCAGCCTCATCCGCACCGAGCCGCCTATCCCCCAGCCCCGGGCCACCACCGAGCTGGAGATGCTGGTGACCGGCCTGCCGGCCACCCTGACCCTGCCCAGCGACAGCACCCAGACCTGCACCCCGGAGGCGGCCGCGGTCCGCTGCCGCCTCCGCCGGCCGGCCGCTCGTCCCTGCCGGCCGGCATCGCCCGACACCTGGCCCGAGGAGGCCCGCTGGGCGCTCTTCCCCACCAACGCCGCCCCCAACAGCCACCCGGCCATCCAGGCCCTGGCCCGGGAGGTCGCCGGCTCGGAAACCGACCCCTGCCGGCAGATCGACCGCCTCCTGGCCTGGATCGCCTCCCACATCGCCCGGGAGCCGGTGGATGTCTTCTCCGCCCTGGATGTCCTGGCCGGCGGCAAGGCCGAATGCCAGGGCCACGCCCTCCTCTTCGCCGCCCTGGCCCGGGCCCTGGACATCCCCTGCCGGGTGGTGAACGGCATCACCTACAGCGAGGACTTCGCAGGCTTTCTCTATCACACCTGGACCGAGGTCTTTCTCGATAGCAGCTGGCAGCCGGTGGATCCCACCTTCGGCCAGCCGGTGGCGGACGCCACCCACCTGAAGCTCCTGGCCGGCGAGACCATCAAAGAGCTGGCGCCCCTGGTGGACGTGGTGGGAAGGATTCAGGTGGAGGTGAAGGGACAGGAGGGAAGGGAATGA
- a CDS encoding DUF202 domain-containing protein: MSDLHDPRVFFAAERTLLAWNRTSLTLMAFGFVIERSGLYMHVAAPDRPSPLERDVSIGVGIAFVALGLVAAVLSIVQYRRVLKTLQPAEIPAGYRPCFGVAVNALVAALGIGLMGYLLMTAR, translated from the coding sequence ATGTCCGACCTCCACGACCCCCGGGTCTTCTTCGCCGCCGAGCGTACCCTCCTGGCCTGGAACCGGACCAGCCTCACCCTCATGGCCTTCGGCTTTGTCATCGAGCGCTCCGGCCTCTACATGCACGTCGCGGCTCCTGACCGGCCGAGCCCGCTGGAGCGGGATGTCTCCATCGGGGTGGGCATCGCCTTCGTGGCCCTGGGCCTGGTTGCCGCCGTCCTGTCCATCGTCCAGTACCGGCGGGTCCTGAAGACCTTGCAGCCGGCCGAGATCCCGGCCGGCTACCGCCCCTGCTTCGGCGTAGCGGTCAACGCCCTGGTCGCCGCCCTGGGCATCGGCCTCATGGGCTATCTGCTCATGACCGCCCGCTGA